The Bos taurus isolate L1 Dominette 01449 registration number 42190680 breed Hereford chromosome 18, ARS-UCD2.0, whole genome shotgun sequence nucleotide sequence TAAATTGATgttggaaagagaaaacaaagaaacctgTGCAGGTTAGAAAATTTCTATTGTGCATGTGTTCCACTTGTGTTACCACTCTAAAGTCCAGGCTCAGTGGAGGAGACACCCAGGCTTCTGTTAGCTTTGCTTGGATTCCGTGTATAACAGCCTCTgttctgtgtgctcagttatgtccgactctctgtggccccatggactgtagtgcaccaggctcctctgtctgtgggatttcccaggcaagaatattggagtgggttgtcatcttctcctccaggggatcttcctgctttggcaggttgatcctttaccactagcgccacctgggaagtcccatttaGCCCCTAGCATGGGAATATTTACACCAGAACAGTTTCAGGGAGAGGACAAGAACCCCTTTGTCCCAAATTTTCAGGGCAAAAGGCTCAAAGCCAATTTAGGTGAGGGGAGAGGATGGAGTTGGAGTGTCTGGTTGTCAGATCGGCCAATGAGAATGGAGATGTGGTAGAGATGGAATTGGATGGGGATGGATCTAACCAAGAAACCGAAACATTTCCCTTAAATTTCAGAGAGTTTCTTGGCGTAAACTTAGCAACTGAGGTAGGGAGAGGTCCTCTCGTCTTAGAGGCTAAGATGCCTGTAAGGTGAGGTCCCTTGAGTTTCGGTGGCCCTAGCAAGGTATGGAAGGTACCAGATGACTCAGAGACAGCCCAGTTCCTGGGACAGGAGGAACAGGTGTTGGGTGGACCCCAACATGGGAAACagtgggagggaagaaggaagtgaTTAAGAGGTGCTCTACAGAACttgacaggaagaaagaaatgcgATTCTCCCGTCAGTCCTGATGGATGGGGCTGGGAATGCAAAGGGTGGTTAGGATTAGAGGCTTCCCCTGCGCTTTTCTCCCCAGGTCACAAAAATCACACACATGCCCACCAGGACCTGGTGCCATTTAGTCAGAGTTCACCACCCATCATGTTAATACTTGACGTGGCAATTTCCATGACAATCTACATGCACATGTTATAGTCTCCTCATGACATGTTTTATGAGGTAAGCACTTCATTGTTCCGGCTTTCCAAGTCAGgctaaactgaggctcagaaaaggtacttggcttgcccaaggtcacacagcaggcagTGGTGAAGAAGGCCAGGTCGAGTGATGTATAACTTCTCTCAGAGACTAGTGACTACCAGCTTCATTTCTCATGAACAAAAGTTGGCCACCGCTTTctgcatttcagcttcagcatgggcAAAGAGCAGCAGTGGGCAAGGGGTgtgaggaaagaggagagatgTTAGCAGGTGTGCATGGGCGGCAGAAATTTgagtggggcagggggagagcccagcccagctggaggaaggaggggaagtCGGAGGaagagggcaggtggagaaggagtCACAGGGCATCTCCTGCGTCAGTTGGAGCGGATGGTCTTCTCTATCCAAGAGCGGTACTTGCAGATCTGAGTGTAGACGGCTGGATGCTGGGCGGAGCCGCAGGGGTAAACGCCCCACGAAAGGATGCCCTGCAGGGTCTCATCACAGACCAGAGGGCCACCAGAGTCACTCTGggagtgggaggaaggagagatcAAATAAATACACCAACGGAAAGGCTGCCACTTGGGGGTTTCGGGTACTAATGAGGAAGGGAGGGGTCGGGTAGGCCTGGAGCTGGATTGGGATAAAGCTGAGGTTGGGGTTGGGttgaggtgggatggggtggggatgaaGTTGGAGATAGGATGGCGCTGAGACTGTCATTCACGGTAGGTGAGGGATGGAGCAGGCTCTAAAGATAAGGATGCGGTCGGGCtttaggagggcttcccaggtggcactagtggtaaagaacccccctgccaatgcaggagatgtaagagatgtgggttcgatccttgggttgggaagatcccctggaggagggcatggcaacccactctggtatgagaatcccatggacagaggagccaggcgagctacagtccatagggttgcaaagagacggacatgactgaagtaacttggcACGCGGGCGTTTAGGAATGGCTTCAGGATGGGGATGTGGTTTAGGATGGGGTAGGAAGGGgttgggagaagaaaatggcaactggctccaatattcttgcctgggaaattgcatggacagaggagcctggagggctacagcccatggggtcgcagagtcagacacgactgagcaacacatACAGGATGGGGAGACGGGCTTGGGAGTGGAGGTGGAGACAGGGTTGGGCGTGAGAAGGTGGACACAAGGAAGTAGAGTTGAACATGGAGTTGATGTTGGGGGTAGTGCTGGGATAGCAGTGCTGGGGATAGTGCTGGACGTGGGGAGGAAATTGGGCTGGGAGTAGGGGGTGTCTGTTTTCCCATAGCCTCCCTGTCCTGCTCTCACCAGTCAGAGACCCTCCCTGGCCAGTCTGTACCTGGCAGGGGTCCTGGCCCTGATCCAGTCCTGCACACATCATGTTGCTGGTGATCACGCCGGGATAGAAGACTTCACACTCCTTAGGGCTCAGGATAGTGACCCTGGAGCAACTCAGGCCCTTGTTGTACTTCACTGGTAGGAGAAAGCATCGGGTAACCCTGGGCCCTGGCCCCTCAACCCCCCAGGCCCCAGGAGTCCCGATACCCAGACCGTGCCCCTCCCAGGCCCCAGGCTCCCAACCTCTCCTCCGTCCAGGAGTCCCAGCCCCTCATACTCCTTCCCCGAGATCCAGGCCCCACCCTGGGACCCCAGGCTCTTGCCTCTCCGGGAGGATGTGGTGGCCCAGCCGGCGATCTGACACTGGTCCCCGGGCTGCGTGCAGCGGAAGGGCAGGCGCAGGGGCCGCACTCGAGGTCCCGGCACCACGGGCCTGCCGAGCTTCAGCAGCATGAGGTCATGCTCGTCCGTGCGCCTCGGCAGGATGGGGCCCGAGCCCTGCTG carries:
- the KLK10 gene encoding kallikrein-10 precursor → MTPRHLHLSAASGAQGGLGKLLLLPLLVAQFWVSEALLLPANDTSSNFVASGAPCAHGSQPWQVSLFNGLSFHCAGVLVDRSWVLTAAHCGNNKPLWARVGDDHLLLLQGEQLRRTSRPIVHPKYQQGSGPILPRRTDEHDLMLLKLGRPVVPGPRVRPLRLPFRCTQPGDQCQIAGWATTSSRRVKYNKGLSCSRVTILSPKECEVFYPGVITSNMMCAGLDQGQDPCQSDSGGPLVCDETLQGILSWGVYPCGSAQHPAVYTQICKYRSWIEKTIRSN
- the KLK10 gene encoding kallikrein-10 isoform X1 codes for the protein MAAQVLAMTPRHLHLSAASGAQGGLGKLLLLPLLVAQFWVSEALLLPANDTSSNFVASGAPCAHGSQPWQVSLFNGLSFHCAGVLVDRSWVLTAAHCGNNKPLWARVGDDHLLLLQGEQLRRTSRPIVHPKYQQGSGPILPRRTDEHDLMLLKLGRPVVPGPRVRPLRLPFRCTQPGDQCQIAGWATTSSRRVKYNKGLSCSRVTILSPKECEVFYPGVITSNMMCAGLDQGQDPCQSDSGGPLVCDETLQGILSWGVYPCGSAQHPAVYTQICKYRSWIEKTIRSN